The sequence below is a genomic window from Campylobacter sp. MIT 12-8780.
AGTTCAAAAAAGAGTAAATTTTCCTCACTTTGCTTGCATTCATTTTCACATTTTGCTAAAAAGCTACCCTTGCTTGTATCGCTTGCAAAGTTCAAATATGCATAAGTCATGATCTTACCAAGTTTGATTAAAAGGCTTTCATACTCTTTTATGGCTTTTTCAAAGTCTTGATAAGAAAGCGTTTCAAGCTTGTTTTCATAGTTTTGCTTAAAAGCTTTGCTTTGTTGTTGCGTCTCTTGTATAGTTTTTTCAAGCTCATTTTCAGTTTTAAATAAATCTTTTAAATTCCAATTTTCTTTCATCATTTTTCCTTTATTCATTTTCTAAGATAAGTTTTTTTAAAGCCGCCATTCTAATGGCTACGCCGTGTTTGACTTGCTTTAAAACCAAAGAACGAGGATCGGCTAATACTTCATCACTAATGTCTATATTTCTATGCACTGGTCCAGGGTGTAAGATGATGACTTTTTTATCTTTAATGCGTTCTTTAGTGATACAAAAATCATTTGCATAATCTTTTAAAGAGCCATACATTTGTTTTTGGTGTCTTTCAGTTTGCGTTCTTAAACTCATGATAATATCAGCTTGATCTATGGCGTCTTTGAGCTTATAGGTTTTTTCAAGCTTGATATTTGGCATAAAATGAGGTGGGGCAACTAAGATGATCTTTAAGCCAAAACGACTCAAAAGCTCTATATTTGAAGCAGCTACTCTTGAGTTTTTGATATCTCCAACGATAATGATAGTTTTATTTTCTACCTCGCCATTATATGCTTTCATGATAGTAAAAAGATCAAGCAGGGCTTGAGTAGGGTGAGCGTGCTTGCCATCGCCTCCATTTAAAACAGGGCAATGAACATATTTTGCCAAAGAAGCAGGCACTCCAGAGTGCTGATGACGCACCACTATGGCACTTGGATTCATCGCGTCTAAATTTGCAGCTGTATCAAAGAGAGTTTCGCCCTTGCTTGAACTTGATCTTGAAACATCAAGACGCAAAACTTTAGCGTCAAGTCTTTTTGCCGCTGTTTCAAAAGAAGAAAGTGTGCGCGTAGAGTTTTCAAAAAAGATAGTTGTGATACTCTTGCCTTTAAGCGTAGCTCTAGGCTTTTCATCTAAATATTCACTTGCTTGCTTAAAAAGCTCTAAAACCTCGTCCTTA
It includes:
- a CDS encoding aspartate carbamoyltransferase catalytic subunit, coding for MRHLITTRDFSKDEVLELFKQASEYLDEKPRATLKGKSITTIFFENSTRTLSSFETAAKRLDAKVLRLDVSRSSSSKGETLFDTAANLDAMNPSAIVVRHQHSGVPASLAKYVHCPVLNGGDGKHAHPTQALLDLFTIMKAYNGEVENKTIIIVGDIKNSRVAASNIELLSRFGLKIILVAPPHFMPNIKLEKTYKLKDAIDQADIIMSLRTQTERHQKQMYGSLKDYANDFCITKERIKDKKVIILHPGPVHRNIDISDEVLADPRSLVLKQVKHGVAIRMAALKKLILENE